From Mustela erminea isolate mMusErm1 chromosome 1, mMusErm1.Pri, whole genome shotgun sequence, a single genomic window includes:
- the GLYCTK gene encoding glycerate kinase isoform X2 produces MDRKSAVPQRPKTEAKNFSSWKLLSALCSCLVVVSLVRTCLSNVGRHQVGLVVPKFRVRETTKEPTPMQTHEGLYSDSSPGSRLSPAQRHRSESPTRPAKQETKATKPKGYSIQACQRSGRSQTPSHDSFYPPHRVRLPPAPQPRPSYHTSGFRSAHPGVLPALGTGNCGREPWSGSHGCPVVLRAVGHGCGPAGPMLQRALCLDPSSGLLKVRDRSFQLRQNLYLVGFGKAVLGMAAAAEELLGQHLVQGVISVPKGIRAAMEHAGKQEMLLKPHSRVQVFEGAEDNLPDRDALRAAVAIRQLAEGLTADDLLLVLISGGGSALLPAPIPPVTLEEKQTLTKLLAARGANIQELNTIRKALSQLKGGGLAQAAYPAQVVSLILSDVVGDPVEVIASGPTVASVHSVQDCLHILNHYGLRAALPRSVKTVLAQSDSDPHGPHSCGHVLNVIIGSNALALAEAQRQAEALGYRAVVLSAAIQGDVKSVARFYGLLTRVAGAHLTLPVTGASVEEEAQLWELAAELQLPDLQLKEALEAVAGAGGPVCLLAGGEPTVQLQGSGKGGRNQELALRVGAELGQQPLGPLEVLFLSGGTDGQDGPTEAAGAWVVPELTSQAATEGLDVAAFLSRNDSHTFFRCFRGGAHLLHTGLTGTNVMDAHLLFLRPR; encoded by the exons ATGGACCGAAAATCTGCCGTGCCACAGAGACCCAAGACTGAGGCAAAGAACTTCTCTTCGTGGAAGCTGCTTTCTGCTTTGTGCTCCTGCCTTGTAGTAGTG AGTCTGGTCCGCACTTGTCTTTCGAATGTGGGAAGGCATCAAGTCGGGCTTGTTGTGCCCAAGTTTCgagtccgagagaccaccaaggagccaacaccgatgcaaaCACATGAGGGTCTTTATTCGGATTCGAGTCCTGGCTCACGACTGTCACCAGCACAGCGGCACAGGAGCGAGAGCCCCACCAGACCTGCCAAGCAAG AGACGAAGGCAACGAAGCCAAAAGGGTATTCCATCCAAGCCTGCCAGAGGTCAGGGCGGAGCCAAACCCCGAGCCACGATTCCTTCTACCCACCGCACCGCGTCCGGCTCCCGCCGGCACCCCAACCCCGCCCCTCCTACCACACTTCCGGATTCCGCTCCGCCCACCCGGGAGTACTTCCGGCCCTCGGTACCGGAAACTGCGGCCGGGAGCCGTGGAGCG GCAGCCATGGGTGCCCAGTGGTGCTGAGAGCAGTGGGGCATGGCTGTGGTCCTGCAG GCCCCATGCTGCAACGCGCACTGTGCTTGGATCCTAGCAGTGGGCTGCTGAAGGTGCGGGATCGGAGCTTTCAGCTGCGTCAAAACCTCTACCTGGTGGGCTTTGGCAAGGCTGTGCTGGGCATGGCAGCTGCAGCTGAGGAGCTCCTGGGCCAGCATCTCGTGCAGGGTGTGATCAGCGTGCCCAAGGGGATTCGTGCTGCCATGGAGCATGCTGGCAAGCA ggAGATGCTGTTGAAGCCACACAGCCGTGTCCAGGTATTTGAGGGTGCAGAGGACAACCTGCCAGACCGAGATGCACTTCGGGCTGCAGTGGCCATCCGGCAGCTGGCTGAAGGTCTCACAGCTGACGATCTCCTGCTTGTACTCATCTCAG GTGGGGGCTCAGCCTTGCTCCCTGCCCCTATTCCGCCTGTGACACTGGAAGAAAAGCAGACACTCACCAAGCTGCTCGCAGCCCGTGGAGCCAACATCCAGGAGCTGAACACCATCCGGAAGGCCTTGTCCCAGCTCAAGGGTGGGGGGCTGGCTCAGGCTGCCTACCCTGCCCAG GTGGTGAGCCTGATTTTGTCAGACGTGGTGGGGGACCCGGTGGAGGTGATCGCCAGCGGCCCCACCGTGGCCAGCGTCCACAGCGTGCAAGACTGCCTGCACATCCTCAATCACTACGGCCTTCGAGCTGCCCTGCCCCGTTCCGTGAAGACTGTGTTGGCTCAGTCTGACTCTGACCCTCACGGGCCGCACAGTTGTGGTCATGTGCTCAACGTGATCATTGGCTCAAATGCGCTGGCCCTGGCTGAGGCCCAGCGGCAGGCCGAGGCACTGGGGTACAGGGCCGTGGTGCTGAGCGCAGCCATACAGGGTGACGTGAAAAGTGTGGCCCGGTTCTACGGGTTGCTCACCCGAGTGGCCGGAGCCCACCTCACCCTGCCTGTGACTGGGGCCTCCGTGGAGGAGGAGGCACAACTCTGGGAGCTGGCAGCTGAGCTCCAGCTCCCAGACCTGCAGCTCAAGGAGGCCCTAGAGGCCgtggcgggggccgggggccctGTCTGCCTGTTGGCTGGTGGTGAGCCCACCGTGCAGTTGCAGGGCTCAGGAAAGGGTGGCCGGAACCAGGAACTGGCTCTGCGTGTCGGAGCAGAGCTGGGACAACAGCCACTGGGGCCTCTGGAGGTGCTGTTTTTGAGTGGTGGCACCGATGGACAGGATGGGCCCACAGAGGCAGCTGGGGCCTGGGTCGTGCCTGAGCTTACCAGCCAGGCTGCCACTGAGGGCCTGGACGTGGCTGCCTTCCTATCCCGCAATGACTCTCATACCTTCTTCCGCTGCTTCCGAGGCGGGGCGCACCTGCTGCACACGGGGCTGACTGGAACCAATGTCATGGACGCCCACCTCCTGTTCCTGCGGCCGCGGTGA
- the GLYCTK gene encoding glycerate kinase isoform X7, whose protein sequence is MDAEAKRAVLVLTLNLRDEGNEAKRVFHPSLPEVRAEPNPEPRFLLPTAPRPAPAGTPTPPLLPHFRIPLRPPGSTSGPRYRKLRPGAVERQPWVPSGAESSGAWLWSCREMLLKPHSRVQVFEGAEDNLPDRDALRAAVAIRQLAEGLTADDLLLVLISGGGSALLPAPIPPVTLEEKQTLTKLLAARGANIQELNTIRKALSQLKGGGLAQAAYPAQVVSLILSDVVGDPVEVIASGPTVASVHSVQDCLHILNHYGLRAALPRSVKTVLAQSDSDPHGPHSCGHVLNVIIGSNALALAEAQRQAEALGYRAVVLSAAIQGDVKSVARFYGLLTRVAGAHLTLPVTGASVEEEAQLWELAAELQLPDLQLKEALEAVAGAGGPVCLLAGGEPTVQLQGSGKGGRNQELALRVGAELGQQPLGPLEVLFLSGGTDGQDGPTEAAGAWVVPELTSQAATEGLDVAAFLSRNDSHTFFRCFRGGAHLLHTGLTGTNVMDAHLLFLRPR, encoded by the exons ATGGATGCCGAAGCTAAGAGGGCTGTACTTGTGCTAACgttaaacttgag AGACGAAGGCAACGAAGCCAAAAGGGTATTCCATCCAAGCCTGCCAGAGGTCAGGGCGGAGCCAAACCCCGAGCCACGATTCCTTCTACCCACCGCACCGCGTCCGGCTCCCGCCGGCACCCCAACCCCGCCCCTCCTACCACACTTCCGGATTCCGCTCCGCCCACCCGGGAGTACTTCCGGCCCTCGGTACCGGAAACTGCGGCCGGGAGCCGTGGAGCG GCAGCCATGGGTGCCCAGTGGTGCTGAGAGCAGTGGGGCATGGCTGTGGTCCTGCAG ggAGATGCTGTTGAAGCCACACAGCCGTGTCCAGGTATTTGAGGGTGCAGAGGACAACCTGCCAGACCGAGATGCACTTCGGGCTGCAGTGGCCATCCGGCAGCTGGCTGAAGGTCTCACAGCTGACGATCTCCTGCTTGTACTCATCTCAG GTGGGGGCTCAGCCTTGCTCCCTGCCCCTATTCCGCCTGTGACACTGGAAGAAAAGCAGACACTCACCAAGCTGCTCGCAGCCCGTGGAGCCAACATCCAGGAGCTGAACACCATCCGGAAGGCCTTGTCCCAGCTCAAGGGTGGGGGGCTGGCTCAGGCTGCCTACCCTGCCCAG GTGGTGAGCCTGATTTTGTCAGACGTGGTGGGGGACCCGGTGGAGGTGATCGCCAGCGGCCCCACCGTGGCCAGCGTCCACAGCGTGCAAGACTGCCTGCACATCCTCAATCACTACGGCCTTCGAGCTGCCCTGCCCCGTTCCGTGAAGACTGTGTTGGCTCAGTCTGACTCTGACCCTCACGGGCCGCACAGTTGTGGTCATGTGCTCAACGTGATCATTGGCTCAAATGCGCTGGCCCTGGCTGAGGCCCAGCGGCAGGCCGAGGCACTGGGGTACAGGGCCGTGGTGCTGAGCGCAGCCATACAGGGTGACGTGAAAAGTGTGGCCCGGTTCTACGGGTTGCTCACCCGAGTGGCCGGAGCCCACCTCACCCTGCCTGTGACTGGGGCCTCCGTGGAGGAGGAGGCACAACTCTGGGAGCTGGCAGCTGAGCTCCAGCTCCCAGACCTGCAGCTCAAGGAGGCCCTAGAGGCCgtggcgggggccgggggccctGTCTGCCTGTTGGCTGGTGGTGAGCCCACCGTGCAGTTGCAGGGCTCAGGAAAGGGTGGCCGGAACCAGGAACTGGCTCTGCGTGTCGGAGCAGAGCTGGGACAACAGCCACTGGGGCCTCTGGAGGTGCTGTTTTTGAGTGGTGGCACCGATGGACAGGATGGGCCCACAGAGGCAGCTGGGGCCTGGGTCGTGCCTGAGCTTACCAGCCAGGCTGCCACTGAGGGCCTGGACGTGGCTGCCTTCCTATCCCGCAATGACTCTCATACCTTCTTCCGCTGCTTCCGAGGCGGGGCGCACCTGCTGCACACGGGGCTGACTGGAACCAATGTCATGGACGCCCACCTCCTGTTCCTGCGGCCGCGGTGA
- the GLYCTK gene encoding glycerate kinase isoform X5: MDAEAKRAVLVLTLNLRDEGNEAKRVFHPSLPEVRAEPNPEPRFLLPTAPRPAPAGTPTPPLLPHFRIPLRPPGSTSGPRYRKLRPGAVERSGLLKVRDRSFQLRQNLYLVGFGKAVLGMAAAAEELLGQHLVQGVISVPKGIRAAMEHAGKQEMLLKPHSRVQVFEGAEDNLPDRDALRAAVAIRQLAEGLTADDLLLVLISGGGSALLPAPIPPVTLEEKQTLTKLLAARGANIQELNTIRKALSQLKGGGLAQAAYPAQVVSLILSDVVGDPVEVIASGPTVASVHSVQDCLHILNHYGLRAALPRSVKTVLAQSDSDPHGPHSCGHVLNVIIGSNALALAEAQRQAEALGYRAVVLSAAIQGDVKSVARFYGLLTRVAGAHLTLPVTGASVEEEAQLWELAAELQLPDLQLKEALEAVAGAGGPVCLLAGGEPTVQLQGSGKGGRNQELALRVGAELGQQPLGPLEVLFLSGGTDGQDGPTEAAGAWVVPELTSQAATEGLDVAAFLSRNDSHTFFRCFRGGAHLLHTGLTGTNVMDAHLLFLRPR; the protein is encoded by the exons ATGGATGCCGAAGCTAAGAGGGCTGTACTTGTGCTAACgttaaacttgag AGACGAAGGCAACGAAGCCAAAAGGGTATTCCATCCAAGCCTGCCAGAGGTCAGGGCGGAGCCAAACCCCGAGCCACGATTCCTTCTACCCACCGCACCGCGTCCGGCTCCCGCCGGCACCCCAACCCCGCCCCTCCTACCACACTTCCGGATTCCGCTCCGCCCACCCGGGAGTACTTCCGGCCCTCGGTACCGGAAACTGCGGCCGGGAGCCGTGGAGCG CAGTGGGCTGCTGAAGGTGCGGGATCGGAGCTTTCAGCTGCGTCAAAACCTCTACCTGGTGGGCTTTGGCAAGGCTGTGCTGGGCATGGCAGCTGCAGCTGAGGAGCTCCTGGGCCAGCATCTCGTGCAGGGTGTGATCAGCGTGCCCAAGGGGATTCGTGCTGCCATGGAGCATGCTGGCAAGCA ggAGATGCTGTTGAAGCCACACAGCCGTGTCCAGGTATTTGAGGGTGCAGAGGACAACCTGCCAGACCGAGATGCACTTCGGGCTGCAGTGGCCATCCGGCAGCTGGCTGAAGGTCTCACAGCTGACGATCTCCTGCTTGTACTCATCTCAG GTGGGGGCTCAGCCTTGCTCCCTGCCCCTATTCCGCCTGTGACACTGGAAGAAAAGCAGACACTCACCAAGCTGCTCGCAGCCCGTGGAGCCAACATCCAGGAGCTGAACACCATCCGGAAGGCCTTGTCCCAGCTCAAGGGTGGGGGGCTGGCTCAGGCTGCCTACCCTGCCCAG GTGGTGAGCCTGATTTTGTCAGACGTGGTGGGGGACCCGGTGGAGGTGATCGCCAGCGGCCCCACCGTGGCCAGCGTCCACAGCGTGCAAGACTGCCTGCACATCCTCAATCACTACGGCCTTCGAGCTGCCCTGCCCCGTTCCGTGAAGACTGTGTTGGCTCAGTCTGACTCTGACCCTCACGGGCCGCACAGTTGTGGTCATGTGCTCAACGTGATCATTGGCTCAAATGCGCTGGCCCTGGCTGAGGCCCAGCGGCAGGCCGAGGCACTGGGGTACAGGGCCGTGGTGCTGAGCGCAGCCATACAGGGTGACGTGAAAAGTGTGGCCCGGTTCTACGGGTTGCTCACCCGAGTGGCCGGAGCCCACCTCACCCTGCCTGTGACTGGGGCCTCCGTGGAGGAGGAGGCACAACTCTGGGAGCTGGCAGCTGAGCTCCAGCTCCCAGACCTGCAGCTCAAGGAGGCCCTAGAGGCCgtggcgggggccgggggccctGTCTGCCTGTTGGCTGGTGGTGAGCCCACCGTGCAGTTGCAGGGCTCAGGAAAGGGTGGCCGGAACCAGGAACTGGCTCTGCGTGTCGGAGCAGAGCTGGGACAACAGCCACTGGGGCCTCTGGAGGTGCTGTTTTTGAGTGGTGGCACCGATGGACAGGATGGGCCCACAGAGGCAGCTGGGGCCTGGGTCGTGCCTGAGCTTACCAGCCAGGCTGCCACTGAGGGCCTGGACGTGGCTGCCTTCCTATCCCGCAATGACTCTCATACCTTCTTCCGCTGCTTCCGAGGCGGGGCGCACCTGCTGCACACGGGGCTGACTGGAACCAATGTCATGGACGCCCACCTCCTGTTCCTGCGGCCGCGGTGA
- the GLYCTK gene encoding glycerate kinase isoform X1 produces MQEASGEGMDDAVSMIQKFTPKISVRTKTFIAQESQLKCSKEERLRKLYELMDRKSAVPQRPKTEAKNFSSWKLLSALCSCLVVVSLVRTCLSNVGRHQVGLVVPKFRVRETTKEPTPMQTHEGLYSDSSPGSRLSPAQRHRSESPTRPAKQETKATKPKGYSIQACQRSGRSQTPSHDSFYPPHRVRLPPAPQPRPSYHTSGFRSAHPGVLPALGTGNCGREPWSGSHGCPVVLRAVGHGCGPAGPMLQRALCLDPSSGLLKVRDRSFQLRQNLYLVGFGKAVLGMAAAAEELLGQHLVQGVISVPKGIRAAMEHAGKQEMLLKPHSRVQVFEGAEDNLPDRDALRAAVAIRQLAEGLTADDLLLVLISGGGSALLPAPIPPVTLEEKQTLTKLLAARGANIQELNTIRKALSQLKGGGLAQAAYPAQVVSLILSDVVGDPVEVIASGPTVASVHSVQDCLHILNHYGLRAALPRSVKTVLAQSDSDPHGPHSCGHVLNVIIGSNALALAEAQRQAEALGYRAVVLSAAIQGDVKSVARFYGLLTRVAGAHLTLPVTGASVEEEAQLWELAAELQLPDLQLKEALEAVAGAGGPVCLLAGGEPTVQLQGSGKGGRNQELALRVGAELGQQPLGPLEVLFLSGGTDGQDGPTEAAGAWVVPELTSQAATEGLDVAAFLSRNDSHTFFRCFRGGAHLLHTGLTGTNVMDAHLLFLRPR; encoded by the exons TCACAATTAAAATGCAGTAAAGAAGAAAGACTCCGGAAACTGTATGAACTGATGGACCGAAAATCTGCCGTGCCACAGAGACCCAAGACTGAGGCAAAGAACTTCTCTTCGTGGAAGCTGCTTTCTGCTTTGTGCTCCTGCCTTGTAGTAGTG AGTCTGGTCCGCACTTGTCTTTCGAATGTGGGAAGGCATCAAGTCGGGCTTGTTGTGCCCAAGTTTCgagtccgagagaccaccaaggagccaacaccgatgcaaaCACATGAGGGTCTTTATTCGGATTCGAGTCCTGGCTCACGACTGTCACCAGCACAGCGGCACAGGAGCGAGAGCCCCACCAGACCTGCCAAGCAAG AGACGAAGGCAACGAAGCCAAAAGGGTATTCCATCCAAGCCTGCCAGAGGTCAGGGCGGAGCCAAACCCCGAGCCACGATTCCTTCTACCCACCGCACCGCGTCCGGCTCCCGCCGGCACCCCAACCCCGCCCCTCCTACCACACTTCCGGATTCCGCTCCGCCCACCCGGGAGTACTTCCGGCCCTCGGTACCGGAAACTGCGGCCGGGAGCCGTGGAGCG GCAGCCATGGGTGCCCAGTGGTGCTGAGAGCAGTGGGGCATGGCTGTGGTCCTGCAG GCCCCATGCTGCAACGCGCACTGTGCTTGGATCCTAGCAGTGGGCTGCTGAAGGTGCGGGATCGGAGCTTTCAGCTGCGTCAAAACCTCTACCTGGTGGGCTTTGGCAAGGCTGTGCTGGGCATGGCAGCTGCAGCTGAGGAGCTCCTGGGCCAGCATCTCGTGCAGGGTGTGATCAGCGTGCCCAAGGGGATTCGTGCTGCCATGGAGCATGCTGGCAAGCA ggAGATGCTGTTGAAGCCACACAGCCGTGTCCAGGTATTTGAGGGTGCAGAGGACAACCTGCCAGACCGAGATGCACTTCGGGCTGCAGTGGCCATCCGGCAGCTGGCTGAAGGTCTCACAGCTGACGATCTCCTGCTTGTACTCATCTCAG GTGGGGGCTCAGCCTTGCTCCCTGCCCCTATTCCGCCTGTGACACTGGAAGAAAAGCAGACACTCACCAAGCTGCTCGCAGCCCGTGGAGCCAACATCCAGGAGCTGAACACCATCCGGAAGGCCTTGTCCCAGCTCAAGGGTGGGGGGCTGGCTCAGGCTGCCTACCCTGCCCAG GTGGTGAGCCTGATTTTGTCAGACGTGGTGGGGGACCCGGTGGAGGTGATCGCCAGCGGCCCCACCGTGGCCAGCGTCCACAGCGTGCAAGACTGCCTGCACATCCTCAATCACTACGGCCTTCGAGCTGCCCTGCCCCGTTCCGTGAAGACTGTGTTGGCTCAGTCTGACTCTGACCCTCACGGGCCGCACAGTTGTGGTCATGTGCTCAACGTGATCATTGGCTCAAATGCGCTGGCCCTGGCTGAGGCCCAGCGGCAGGCCGAGGCACTGGGGTACAGGGCCGTGGTGCTGAGCGCAGCCATACAGGGTGACGTGAAAAGTGTGGCCCGGTTCTACGGGTTGCTCACCCGAGTGGCCGGAGCCCACCTCACCCTGCCTGTGACTGGGGCCTCCGTGGAGGAGGAGGCACAACTCTGGGAGCTGGCAGCTGAGCTCCAGCTCCCAGACCTGCAGCTCAAGGAGGCCCTAGAGGCCgtggcgggggccgggggccctGTCTGCCTGTTGGCTGGTGGTGAGCCCACCGTGCAGTTGCAGGGCTCAGGAAAGGGTGGCCGGAACCAGGAACTGGCTCTGCGTGTCGGAGCAGAGCTGGGACAACAGCCACTGGGGCCTCTGGAGGTGCTGTTTTTGAGTGGTGGCACCGATGGACAGGATGGGCCCACAGAGGCAGCTGGGGCCTGGGTCGTGCCTGAGCTTACCAGCCAGGCTGCCACTGAGGGCCTGGACGTGGCTGCCTTCCTATCCCGCAATGACTCTCATACCTTCTTCCGCTGCTTCCGAGGCGGGGCGCACCTGCTGCACACGGGGCTGACTGGAACCAATGTCATGGACGCCCACCTCCTGTTCCTGCGGCCGCGGTGA
- the GLYCTK gene encoding glycerate kinase isoform X8, with protein sequence MDAEAKRAVLVLTLNLRDEGNEAKRVFHPSLPEVRAEPNPEPRFLLPTAPRPAPAGTPTPPLLPHFRIPLRPPGSTSGPRYRKLRPGAVEREMLLKPHSRVQVFEGAEDNLPDRDALRAAVAIRQLAEGLTADDLLLVLISGGGSALLPAPIPPVTLEEKQTLTKLLAARGANIQELNTIRKALSQLKGGGLAQAAYPAQVVSLILSDVVGDPVEVIASGPTVASVHSVQDCLHILNHYGLRAALPRSVKTVLAQSDSDPHGPHSCGHVLNVIIGSNALALAEAQRQAEALGYRAVVLSAAIQGDVKSVARFYGLLTRVAGAHLTLPVTGASVEEEAQLWELAAELQLPDLQLKEALEAVAGAGGPVCLLAGGEPTVQLQGSGKGGRNQELALRVGAELGQQPLGPLEVLFLSGGTDGQDGPTEAAGAWVVPELTSQAATEGLDVAAFLSRNDSHTFFRCFRGGAHLLHTGLTGTNVMDAHLLFLRPR encoded by the exons ATGGATGCCGAAGCTAAGAGGGCTGTACTTGTGCTAACgttaaacttgag AGACGAAGGCAACGAAGCCAAAAGGGTATTCCATCCAAGCCTGCCAGAGGTCAGGGCGGAGCCAAACCCCGAGCCACGATTCCTTCTACCCACCGCACCGCGTCCGGCTCCCGCCGGCACCCCAACCCCGCCCCTCCTACCACACTTCCGGATTCCGCTCCGCCCACCCGGGAGTACTTCCGGCCCTCGGTACCGGAAACTGCGGCCGGGAGCCGTGGAGCG ggAGATGCTGTTGAAGCCACACAGCCGTGTCCAGGTATTTGAGGGTGCAGAGGACAACCTGCCAGACCGAGATGCACTTCGGGCTGCAGTGGCCATCCGGCAGCTGGCTGAAGGTCTCACAGCTGACGATCTCCTGCTTGTACTCATCTCAG GTGGGGGCTCAGCCTTGCTCCCTGCCCCTATTCCGCCTGTGACACTGGAAGAAAAGCAGACACTCACCAAGCTGCTCGCAGCCCGTGGAGCCAACATCCAGGAGCTGAACACCATCCGGAAGGCCTTGTCCCAGCTCAAGGGTGGGGGGCTGGCTCAGGCTGCCTACCCTGCCCAG GTGGTGAGCCTGATTTTGTCAGACGTGGTGGGGGACCCGGTGGAGGTGATCGCCAGCGGCCCCACCGTGGCCAGCGTCCACAGCGTGCAAGACTGCCTGCACATCCTCAATCACTACGGCCTTCGAGCTGCCCTGCCCCGTTCCGTGAAGACTGTGTTGGCTCAGTCTGACTCTGACCCTCACGGGCCGCACAGTTGTGGTCATGTGCTCAACGTGATCATTGGCTCAAATGCGCTGGCCCTGGCTGAGGCCCAGCGGCAGGCCGAGGCACTGGGGTACAGGGCCGTGGTGCTGAGCGCAGCCATACAGGGTGACGTGAAAAGTGTGGCCCGGTTCTACGGGTTGCTCACCCGAGTGGCCGGAGCCCACCTCACCCTGCCTGTGACTGGGGCCTCCGTGGAGGAGGAGGCACAACTCTGGGAGCTGGCAGCTGAGCTCCAGCTCCCAGACCTGCAGCTCAAGGAGGCCCTAGAGGCCgtggcgggggccgggggccctGTCTGCCTGTTGGCTGGTGGTGAGCCCACCGTGCAGTTGCAGGGCTCAGGAAAGGGTGGCCGGAACCAGGAACTGGCTCTGCGTGTCGGAGCAGAGCTGGGACAACAGCCACTGGGGCCTCTGGAGGTGCTGTTTTTGAGTGGTGGCACCGATGGACAGGATGGGCCCACAGAGGCAGCTGGGGCCTGGGTCGTGCCTGAGCTTACCAGCCAGGCTGCCACTGAGGGCCTGGACGTGGCTGCCTTCCTATCCCGCAATGACTCTCATACCTTCTTCCGCTGCTTCCGAGGCGGGGCGCACCTGCTGCACACGGGGCTGACTGGAACCAATGTCATGGACGCCCACCTCCTGTTCCTGCGGCCGCGGTGA
- the GLYCTK gene encoding glycerate kinase isoform X4, translating to MDAEAKRAVLVLTLNLRDEGNEAKRVFHPSLPEVRAEPNPEPRFLLPTAPRPAPAGTPTPPLLPHFRIPLRPPGSTSGPRYRKLRPGAVERQPWVPSGAESSGAWLWSCSSGLLKVRDRSFQLRQNLYLVGFGKAVLGMAAAAEELLGQHLVQGVISVPKGIRAAMEHAGKQEMLLKPHSRVQVFEGAEDNLPDRDALRAAVAIRQLAEGLTADDLLLVLISGGGSALLPAPIPPVTLEEKQTLTKLLAARGANIQELNTIRKALSQLKGGGLAQAAYPAQVVSLILSDVVGDPVEVIASGPTVASVHSVQDCLHILNHYGLRAALPRSVKTVLAQSDSDPHGPHSCGHVLNVIIGSNALALAEAQRQAEALGYRAVVLSAAIQGDVKSVARFYGLLTRVAGAHLTLPVTGASVEEEAQLWELAAELQLPDLQLKEALEAVAGAGGPVCLLAGGEPTVQLQGSGKGGRNQELALRVGAELGQQPLGPLEVLFLSGGTDGQDGPTEAAGAWVVPELTSQAATEGLDVAAFLSRNDSHTFFRCFRGGAHLLHTGLTGTNVMDAHLLFLRPR from the exons ATGGATGCCGAAGCTAAGAGGGCTGTACTTGTGCTAACgttaaacttgag AGACGAAGGCAACGAAGCCAAAAGGGTATTCCATCCAAGCCTGCCAGAGGTCAGGGCGGAGCCAAACCCCGAGCCACGATTCCTTCTACCCACCGCACCGCGTCCGGCTCCCGCCGGCACCCCAACCCCGCCCCTCCTACCACACTTCCGGATTCCGCTCCGCCCACCCGGGAGTACTTCCGGCCCTCGGTACCGGAAACTGCGGCCGGGAGCCGTGGAGCG GCAGCCATGGGTGCCCAGTGGTGCTGAGAGCAGTGGGGCATGGCTGTGGTCCTGCAG CAGTGGGCTGCTGAAGGTGCGGGATCGGAGCTTTCAGCTGCGTCAAAACCTCTACCTGGTGGGCTTTGGCAAGGCTGTGCTGGGCATGGCAGCTGCAGCTGAGGAGCTCCTGGGCCAGCATCTCGTGCAGGGTGTGATCAGCGTGCCCAAGGGGATTCGTGCTGCCATGGAGCATGCTGGCAAGCA ggAGATGCTGTTGAAGCCACACAGCCGTGTCCAGGTATTTGAGGGTGCAGAGGACAACCTGCCAGACCGAGATGCACTTCGGGCTGCAGTGGCCATCCGGCAGCTGGCTGAAGGTCTCACAGCTGACGATCTCCTGCTTGTACTCATCTCAG GTGGGGGCTCAGCCTTGCTCCCTGCCCCTATTCCGCCTGTGACACTGGAAGAAAAGCAGACACTCACCAAGCTGCTCGCAGCCCGTGGAGCCAACATCCAGGAGCTGAACACCATCCGGAAGGCCTTGTCCCAGCTCAAGGGTGGGGGGCTGGCTCAGGCTGCCTACCCTGCCCAG GTGGTGAGCCTGATTTTGTCAGACGTGGTGGGGGACCCGGTGGAGGTGATCGCCAGCGGCCCCACCGTGGCCAGCGTCCACAGCGTGCAAGACTGCCTGCACATCCTCAATCACTACGGCCTTCGAGCTGCCCTGCCCCGTTCCGTGAAGACTGTGTTGGCTCAGTCTGACTCTGACCCTCACGGGCCGCACAGTTGTGGTCATGTGCTCAACGTGATCATTGGCTCAAATGCGCTGGCCCTGGCTGAGGCCCAGCGGCAGGCCGAGGCACTGGGGTACAGGGCCGTGGTGCTGAGCGCAGCCATACAGGGTGACGTGAAAAGTGTGGCCCGGTTCTACGGGTTGCTCACCCGAGTGGCCGGAGCCCACCTCACCCTGCCTGTGACTGGGGCCTCCGTGGAGGAGGAGGCACAACTCTGGGAGCTGGCAGCTGAGCTCCAGCTCCCAGACCTGCAGCTCAAGGAGGCCCTAGAGGCCgtggcgggggccgggggccctGTCTGCCTGTTGGCTGGTGGTGAGCCCACCGTGCAGTTGCAGGGCTCAGGAAAGGGTGGCCGGAACCAGGAACTGGCTCTGCGTGTCGGAGCAGAGCTGGGACAACAGCCACTGGGGCCTCTGGAGGTGCTGTTTTTGAGTGGTGGCACCGATGGACAGGATGGGCCCACAGAGGCAGCTGGGGCCTGGGTCGTGCCTGAGCTTACCAGCCAGGCTGCCACTGAGGGCCTGGACGTGGCTGCCTTCCTATCCCGCAATGACTCTCATACCTTCTTCCGCTGCTTCCGAGGCGGGGCGCACCTGCTGCACACGGGGCTGACTGGAACCAATGTCATGGACGCCCACCTCCTGTTCCTGCGGCCGCGGTGA